ATTTTCGGGGCGGAGTGGATTGAAGAGTTCGAACAACTGCAAAGCAACGTCGCGCCGATACCGTCGTCTGAAATCTATACTTTGGTCGAAGCCTATTTGGGCAAACCCGTTTCCGAAGTGTTCCGCAGCATAGACCCGAAACCCGCAGGCAGCGCGTCGGTGGCTCAGGTACACCGCGCCGAACTTTTAGACGGAACTGCCGTCGCCGTCAAAGTCAAACGCCCCGACATCGAGCCGGTCATTCAGGCGGATCTGCGGATTTTGAACCACCTCGCCAGACTGATGGAATCCGAAATCCCCGAAGTGCGCCGTTACCAGCCCGTATTGATGGTCGCCTATTTTGCCAAGAGTCTGGCGAAAGAAACCGATTTATCGGTGGAGCTGCGTTATATGCAGCGCTTCGGCCAGACCTTTTCAGACGACCCCTTGGTCCGCATCCCCGCCGTCTATCCCGACATTTCCAACCGGCACATCCTCGTACAAGACTACATCGGCGGCACGCTCCTGAAAGACGCCGACCTTGAAACCATGCCCCACTCCTTGCGCAGCGGACTTGCCGGACGGATTACCGACACCCTCTTCACCATGATGCTGCGGCAAGGTTTTTTCCATGCCGACCCCCATCCGGGCAACATCTTCATCAACGACAACGGCGGCATCACCTTCATCGACTTCGGGCTGGTCGGACACCTCGGCAACACCCGCCGCCGCGAAATCCTCAACCTTATCAACGCTCTGACCAACAACGACGCGCTGCTCATCCAATACGTCCTCAGCGACTGGGCGCAGGGCGATTTGCCCGACGAAAACCTGCTCGGCGCCGATGTTTTGGAAATGCTGCTCAACTACGAACACACGCCCATCCGCGACCTGCGCGTCAGCCAAGTCATCAACGACATCACTTCCATCATGCGCCGCCACGGGCTGACCCTGCCCGGCGACCTCGTGATGCTCTTCAAAACCCTCATCACCCTCGAAGGCGTCGTCAAACGGCTCGACGGCAGTATCGAACTGCTCGAACGCGCCAAACCCATCACCGAAGCCGCCGTCAAAGAACAAGCCTCCGCCGCCCACATCGCCCGCAACGCCAAAACGCAACTGCGCACCCTGTTGCAAATGGCAGAGTCGCTGCCGCAAGACTTCTTCAGGCTGACCAGAATGCTGCAAAAAGGCAAATTCGGCATCACCCTAGACCTCAAGCAGTCAGACCGCATCAGCCATCAAATCGACAGTGCCGCCAACCGCCTGACCATGGGCATCGTCACCGCCGCCCTGATTATCGGTTCGTCCATCGTCATGAGCATAGACACCGGCCCCAAGTTTATCGGCTTCGTCGGCTACCTTATCGCCTTCGCCAACAGCCTGTGGATTATCTGGTCGGTGTGGCGGTCGGGGAAGCACTAGCTGCACGTTTACTCAGATAATCAATCAGCTCAAAAACAAACAGGTCGTCTGAAAACCAAGGGCGCAGGATTCGCCAAAACGTTTTCAGACGACCTTGATTTCCCTGCGGACGCAACCATATAGCCGTCAATCCGTCATCCAGATATAACAGAGGAATTTATGCCGCAAACCCAGATCAACCACGCCGACATCCGCACCCGTTTCATCTTCGACGATATGCCCGTTCGCGGTCTGCACGTCCGCCTTGAAAACGTATGGAAACACATCGTCGGACAAAAACACTATCCCGCCGCCATCCGCCGCGCCTTGGGCGAACTCCTTGCCGCAGGCGCGCTCCTGTCCGGCAACCTCAAAACCGACGGCACGCTCATCGTCCAAGTTCAAGGGCAAGGTCGTCTGAAAATGCTCGTCGTCGAAGCCACTTCCGACCAAACCGTCCGCGCCACCGCGCGCTGGGACGAAACCGCCGAAATCAACGACGACGAAAGCCTGACCGACCTTCTCGGCAGCAACAGCGTCTTCGTCCTCACCCTTCAGCCCAAAGACGCAGAACCTTGGCAGGGCGTCGTCCCGCTCGAAGGCGGCAGCATCGCCCAAATGCTTATCAACTACACCAAACGCTCCGAACAGCTCGATACCCAAATCGTCCTTGCCTCATCAGACGATGCCTGCGGCGGACTTTTGGTGCAACGCCTGCCTGAGACAGAACCTGACGCGGCATCATGGGAACACGTCGGCACGCTGGTTCAAACCCTGACTCCCGAAGAACTGACTGGACTGGACGCACAACACGTCCTCTACCGTCTCTTCCACGAAACCCCTCCGCGCGTCTTCGATCCGGAAAGCATCGAATTCGCCTGCACCTGTTCGCGCGGGAAAGTCAGCGATATGCTGCTCATGCTGGGCGGCGAAGAAGTCGGCGGCGTGGTCGCCGAACAAGGCAGCATCCAAATCGACTGCGACTTCTGCCATGCCAAATACGTCTTCGACGAAACCGATGTCAACGCCCTCTTCGGTGCCGATGTGGTCAACGCCGTCTTAGACGAAGCCAAGCGTCTGCAATAAACATCAACGCTTAATATTAATTAAGCAAAGGTCGTCTGAAAACGATTTTAGGTTTCAGACGACCTTTCTTTTATTGATACGGTTCAGGCTTTAGGAGAAACAAGCCCGTAACGTGTGTTTCCCACAAGTCCGAACCTTATCACCTGCTTTAAAATCAAAGGCAGATGGATACCAAAAGGTCGTCTGAAACCAAACATGTGGTTTCAGACGACCTTTTATTTCAAATCTTCAAAAGATTATTTTTTGTTCAGAGAGTCGCGGATTTCGCGCAACAGCAATACTTCTTCGCTAGGCTCTGCAGGTGCTTCTTCGGCAGGTGCTTCGGCTTTTTTCATGGAGTTCAACGCTTTGATAACGGCAAAAATCGCAGCAGCAATGATCAGGAAGCTGATAACGGAGTTAATGAACAGGCCGAGGTTCAGAGTAACGGCACCGGCTGCCTGTGCTGCTGCCAAGCTGGCATAGCCGCCTTCCGGAGCGGCTTGTGCGCCGTCTTTCAGGGCGATGAACAGGTTGGAGAAGTCAACGCCGCCGATCAACAGACCGATAGGGGGCATGATTACGTCGTCAACCAAAGATTTAACAATGCCGCTGAACGCAGTACCGACGACCATACCGACTGCCAAGTCGATAACGTTGCCGCGCATAATAAACTGTTTGAATTCTGAAGCAATAGACATAAATGTCCTCCTGTATGTTTGTGGATAATAAAGTGAAATTTTAAAAAAAAAGTGCGTCCGAAGTGACGGACGGGCTTTTTCAAACCGGCAGGCATGGTATCGTGTTATTTGTTAAACAAATTTTATAAAAGTTAAAATTTGTTTTTATGACAAAATTCCCGAAATATGCCGCCTTTTATATGAAAAAAGAACCGTCTGAAATCGGAGTGTAACTTTTTTACACCACTTATTCAGACGGATTTTTGAGTAATAAGTTGTCTTTTTCTACGAAATATTACAAATCATTACGCCTCTTCGTCGTTCAGGGCGTTGATGCTGTAACCGCCGTCAACGTAAGTGATTTCGCCGGTAATGCCTGAAGAGAGTTCGGAGAGCAGGAAGGCGGCGGTGTTGCCGACTTCATCAATGGTTACGTTGCGGCCAAGCGGGTTGTGGGAAGCGACGTGTCCCAAAAGTTTGCTGAAATCGGCGATGCCGGAAGCAGCGAGGGTTTTGATCGGACCGGCGGAAATGCCGTTGCAACGGATGCCTTCTTTGCCCAAGCAGGCGGCGGTAAAGCGGATGCCTGCTTCGAGGCTGGCTTTTGCCATGCCCATGACGTTGTAGTTCGGAATCGCACGAACCGCGCCCAAGTAGCTCAGGGCGACGATGGCGGAGTTTCTGCCGCGCATCATCGGACGGGCGACTTTTGCCAATGCGGGCAGGCTGTATGCGGAAATTTCGTGTGCGGTGTTAAACGCTTCGCGGCTGATGCTGTCGAGGAAGTCGCCGCTCAAGGCTTCTTTCGGTGCGAAGCCGATGGAGTGGACGAGGCCGTCCAAGCCGTCCCAATGTTTGCCCAAATCGACGAAAACTTGGTTGATTTCGTCGTCGCTGGCGACATCGCAGCGGAATACGAGTTCGGAACCCAATTCGGCGGCCATTTTGCGGACGCGCTCTTCCAGTTTGTCGACAACGTAGGTAAACGCCAAATCCGCGCCTTGTTCGCGGCAGGCTTTGGCAATGCCGTAAGCGATGGAACGCTCGGAAATCATGCCGGTGATCAGGATTTTTTTACCTTGCAGAAAACCCATTTTTTGTCCTTTAAAGTGTGGTATTGCGGTTTGATGAAACTGGGCATTATAGCAAACTGGGGCGGTTTCGGTATAGAAAACAAGAGATAACCTGTCGTCCTGACGGAAAACGAAGGTCATCTGAAACCTTTTGAGACGACCTTTGCACGTCAAATCCCTTATAATGCCGCCCATTGTTTTCAACGGAAAAGGTCGTCTGAAATGACTCAAAACGCAAGCAACCTCTGCTGGCTCGATATGGAAATGACCGGGCTTGACCCCGAACGCGAACGCATTATCGAAGTCGCCATGATTATCACCGACTCCGATTTGAACGTCTTGGCGCAGTCCGAAGTTTATGTCGTCCACCAAAGCGACGAACTGCTCGACGGCATGGACGAATGGAACACCGCCACCCACGGTCGTACAGGATTAACCCGGCGCGTGCGCGAATCGCAACTCACCGAAGCGGAAGTGGAGCAGAAACTGCTGGACTTTATCGCGCAATGGATTCCCGAAAAAGCCACGCCTATGTGCGGCAATTCTATCCATCAAGACCGCCGCTTCATGGTCAAATACATGCCGCGCCTCGAAGCGTATTTCCACTACCGCAATCTGGACGTGTCCACCCTGAAAGAACTCGCTAAACGTTGGAATCCGCCCGTTGCCAAAGGCGTGATAAAACGCGGTTCGCATCAGGCTTTGGACGACATTCTCGAAAGCATCGAGGAAATGCGCTACTACCGCGAAAACTTCTTGAAACTGCCTTAAATCCTTGCCAATACAAGCAACAATACAAAAAGGTCGTCTGAAAGCCTTAAACCCATTCTTTCAGACGACCTTTTTACATTTTGAAAGTCTGTGTAGCGCGCTTACGTCAGTCATACACCCTCCCGAAATCTACGCATCTCCTGCCAAATGCTACCGTATCAATGCGGCAAACCGACAAAAATGCCGGTTCCACATTTCAAGATTCTGAACAAACGCTGACACACAATTACAGAAAACAGTATAATACACTACTCAAAATGCCTATTCCGATGCCATGACCATCATTCCCAAACGATTATCGCTGCAAGATATCGTCCCGACAGAACCCCCTTTCGAGGGCAATCTTCGGGACTTTTTGCCTTTGCGGCAAATCATGGAAGACGGGGACGAAAAAGCAGTATACCGTATGTGCGGCATGCTGCTTGGCGGCAAGGAAAACCGCAGGGCATTATCAGGCGTAGAATACATCGCATCCGGAGGGTTTCCGGATACGGCATACAGGTTGCTGCACTGGAGCGACCGTTTCGGGCTGGCTGCCGACAAACTGCTGGCTGCCTACGCAGATTTCGGCGAACGCGGGTTCTCAGCGGCGCAAACCGCACTGATGCGTTATTACGCAGAACGCAACGACCTGCAATTTCTCTATTGGGCACAATGCGCCGCCCCGCAATCCCCTGAAGCGCAATACCTTATCGCGCGGCAGTATGCCCTGGCGGATAATTGGGAAAAGGCGCTAAATTGGTACAACCAGGCAGCCTCCCAGGGCTGGTCGCAGGCATGCCTGCAATTAGGGAAATCCTTCCTTTACGGCTGCGGCGTTTCTGCCGATTCTGCGCAGGCAGAAGTCTATTTGGAATATGCCGCCGAACACGGCTGGGTCGAAGCACAAATCCTGCTGGCAGATTTATTGGCTGCAAAAGGAAACCAAGACGCCCTGTCTTGGTACAGGCTTGCCGCCGTTCAGGGCAATGCGGCGGCACAAACCGCCCTGGCACGGCAATATCTGACCGGCAAGCTGACCGACCGCGACCCGTTACAGGCATTCAAATACGCCAGAACCGCCGCAGACAGGCAGTTTCCGGACGCGTTATGCCTGATGGGCGACCTCTGCCGCTACGGACTGGGCATACGCCCCGACTTATCCGCCGCGCAACAATACTACCGCCACGCCGCCGCATTGGGCAGCATGGCCGCCGTACAGAAGCTGCTCAGCGAGGCCGCCCTGCACCAACCCGAACATTACGAAAAACTCAAATCCGAAGCCTTGCAGCGTCAGGAAACCGAGCAGCTTTGCCGCTCTGCCGCCGCCTGCCTTGACGGCATCGGACAAAAAAAAGACTACGCGCGCGCACGACAGCTTTATCTGGAAGCCGCCGTCTGCAATCATGCCGATGCAGCAGCCGGTTTGGGCAAAATCTATTATCACGGTCTGGGCATTCCTGCCGATGCTGGTTCGGCGGCGTACTGGTTCGGCATAGCGGCGGAACAAAACCATCCTGAAGCGCAATATTATTCGGCATTCCTCCTCTACCACGGACAAGGTACCGCCATGAATGTTCCCGCCGCCTACGATTACCTTCAGGCGGCAGCAGACAACGGATATGGCAACCCGCAGGAACTCAGGGCAATATTGGAGCAATGGCAGTGCGAACGTTGAAGATAAGCCGCCGTTGATTTCCATCCGGCAATAATAAAAGGTCGTCTGAAAAAGTTTTCAGACGACCTTTTGTCTTTTGCCGAACTCTTTTAATCGGATAATTCCGCTTTCGATTCTTTATCTGCTTTCGCCGACCAATAAGATGCAAGCAGCGAGCCGGAAATGTTGTGCCACACGCTGAACAGCGCGCTAGGTACGGCGACGACAGGGGCAGCGGCAAAATGCGCGGCCGCCAATGCCGCACCCAAACCGGAATTCTGCATACCTACTTCGATAGCGAGCGTTTTTTGCGCATCGTACGGCAGCTTGCAGATTTTGGCTGCAAAGAAGCCGAGCAGGTAGCCGATGCCGTTGTGCAATACCACGACACCGAAAATCAACAGCCCGCTCTCAATAATTTTACCTTTGCTCGCGCCGACGACCGCACCGATAATCAACACAATGGCAATCACAGAAACCAAAGGCAAGGCAGCGGTAGCGCGTTCGGTCTGTTTGCGGAACACAGTATGTGCAACCACGCCGAGCGCGATGGGCAGCAACACCATTTGAACAATGGAAACAAACATCGCCTGCGCATTGATGTCGAGCATTTCACCTGCCAAAAGCAGGAAAATAGCAGGCGTCAGCAGCGGAGCCAGCAAGGTGGAAGCCGATGTAACTGCGACGGACAAGGCAACGTTGCCGCGCGCCAAAAAAGTCATCACATTGGAGGCCGTACCACCCGGACAGCAGCCGACCAAAATCACGCCCACGGCAACTTCAGCAGGCAAATTTAACAACTTGACCAAAAAATAGGCAGTCAGCGGCATAATGATAAACTGCGCTGCCACGCCGATAAGGACGGCTTTTGGATGACTGGCGACAATTTTAAAATCTGACGGCGTCAGCGTCAGCCCCATGCCGAACATAATGATGCCCAAAAGCCAAGTGATGTAGGGCAGTACCCACTTGAACAATTCGGGATCGAAGAAAGCAACGGCGGCGCACAATGCCGCCCAAAATGAGAAGGTTTTGCCGACAAAGTGGCTGATTCGTGCAATAGTGTTCATAAATAGTATGTGCGGTACGGTTGATAAGATTATTGATAAGGAGAACAGTGAAATAAAGCAACACACAAACATCAAAATCTGTTTGGCCGTTGATATTTGTTTCACATCCGTCTAAACGCGAAGCATACACGGCTTTGTAACGGGATGTAAAGAAAAGGTCGTCTGAAACGTTTCAGACGACCTTTAATCCATTCTGCCTCACTCAAACAACCTGCCCTGCGCCAGCAACGCCTTCACGGGTGCGAAATCGCGGCGGTGTTCGGGCAGCACGCCGTATTTTTGCAGGGCGGCGAGGTGTTGCGCTGTGCCGTAACCTTTGTGTTTGTCGAAACCGTATTGCGGATAACGTTCGGCAAGCGCATACATTTCGGCATCGCGCGCGGTTTTGGCAAGGACGGAAGCGGCGGAGATTTCGATGATTTTGCTGTCGCCCTTGACGACGGCTTCGGCGGAAATGCCCAAATCTTTCGGAACGCGGTTGCCGTCTATCAATACCTTATCCGGCACGACCGCCAACCCGTGTACGGCACGGCTCATTGCCAGCATGGTGGCGTGCAGGATATTGAGTTCGGCGATTTCTTCGGGCGACGCGGAGGCGACGCTCCACGAAACGGCTTGTTCTTTGATCAACACCGCCAAAGCATCGCGCTTTTTCTCGCTGAGTTTTTTCGAATCGGTCAGGCCAGGCAAGTCGTAACGTTCGGGCAGGATGACGGCGGCGGCAAACACGCTGCCGACCAGCGGCCCGCGCCCTGCTTCGTCCATGCCCGCAAGGAGGATGGGAGACATAGCGTTTCAGTGATAAGGTTCGGTTAACGGGAGAGGTCGTCTGAAAAGGATTTCAGACGACCTTTTGAATGATATGGCGGGTACCGTTGTCATTTCCACCTGCGTGGAAGCAGCGTCGGTCTTGTAGGGTGGTTCAAGCCCGCCCTGCCCTATTTTTATGCTGTGAAACGTTTTCGCGGGCAAAGCCCACGCTACAAAAATGGGCCTGTCAGTTTCGGTCGGACAGACAAGCCATATAGCCGATTCACTTCATCTTTGATACGGCACCTATCGCCCGCCGTCATTCCCGCACAGGCGGGAATCCAGTCCTCAAGTATTCAAAACTATTTAAAGATTGTCATCATTTCAAACTTCTAGATTCCCGCCTGTGCGGGAATGACGGCGCGTGGTTTTCTGATTTGAATTTACTGCAAAACCATCAGATTCAGCCCGCAGGTCGGACATGCTCTTTATCAGGCAATAAGTATCAGAGGTCGTCTGAAAGCGTAGCTTCAACGAAGTGAAAACGAGTGCAGCGGGTTTCGCTAAAAGCCTGCTTCGGACAATACGGCTTCAGCCGCCAACGCATCGGTATCCTTGCGCAGCAACAAATGCAGTTCGCGAAAATCCTGTTTCAGGGCGGCGGCAGCTTCGGGGTGGTCGTACCAATAGGCAACGGCGGCGGCGAGTTTTTCCGGCTCGGCATCGTGTTGCAGAAGCTCCGGCACGGCGGCTTTGTCCAATAGGATATTGGGCAGGCCGACATGCGGCACTTTGACTTTGCGTTTCACATAAAAATAGGTCAGCGGCGAAATTTTGTAGCTGATGACCATCGGCCGTTTGCACAAGGCGACTTCAAGGGTGGCGGTACCGCTGGTTACCAACACGACATCGGCGGCGGTGCAGACGGTATCGGACTGTTTGTCGGTGATGGTAACGGGAATGGCGGAAAATTCGGGCTGCGCCAAAATTTCACCGATACGCCTGCGGGTGGCGGCAGTGGCGGCGGGGAGCAGGAATTGCGCCTGCGAATAGCGTTTGAGCAGCAATAAGGCCGTCTGAAAAAACAAAGGAGCCATATAGTCGATTTCGCTGACACGGCTGCCCGGCAGCAAGGCGAACACGACAGCTTCGTCGGCCACGCCCAACTTGGCGCGCGCGGCAGCACGGTCATCGTCCAGCGGCATGGTCTGCGCCATCGGATGGCCGACAAACTCGGCTTTGCCACCCGCATCGAGGTAAAGCTGCGGCTCCATTGGGAACAGGCACAGCACGCGGTTGACCTGATGCACGATTTTGTTTACCCGTTCGCGCCGCCACGCCCACACCGACGGGCTGACATAATGGACGGTGGGGATGCCCGCCTTTTTGAGTTTTTCCGCCACGCCCAGATTGAAATCGGGCGCGTCGATGCCGACAAAGACATCAGGCTTGATGCGGATGAGGTCGTTCACCAGCCCTTTGCGGATTTTCAGGATTTCGGGCAGGCGTTTGACCACCTCGACAAAGCCGCGCACCGCCAGTTTTTCCTGGTCGTACAGGCTCTCAAACCCTTCCGCCTTCATGCGTTCGCCGCCGATGCCGATGAATTTCGCATCTGGGCGGCGTTGTTTGATGGCGCGGATAAGGTGCGCGCCGAGCAGGTCGCCGGATGCTTCGCCGACGCTGATGGCGATAAGTGGGGAATGGTTCATCATCGTTTTAGGAAAATAGATTGAGGTCGTCTGAAAAGGTTTTCAGACGACCTTATGGAGATTATTCGGCAGGAATCGGCTCAAATTCGGCAGCGGATTGCGGGAACGGTTCGGCAAAATCGGTTGCTGCGGGCGCATCGCTGTCCACCAATTCGTCGATGTCGATATTGTCATCCTCGCCTTGCGGTAATGTCCCGCCGGTTTGGCGGCTGCGCACTTTCATGTAGAGGTCGCGGGTGTAGCTGTATTTGTCGATGGCGGCGTCTTCCAAACCGTCGGTCAGGTCAAGCAGGGCTTCGCGGGTGTTGACGATGTTCAAGCCGGTGGTGCTCCAGCGGCCTGCGGGGGTGTGGAACACAGCGCTTTTGACGGGATAGACGGTGGTAATGGCGTTGCCTGCGGTGTCGCGGACGGTGGAGGGGCCGAGCAGCGGGACGACGAAGTAGTTGCTGTTTTTCCAGCCCCATGTGGCGAAGGTGTCGCCGAGGGTGTTTTTGTTGTCGGGAACGCTGCCTGCGCCTGCGACGTCAATCAGGCCGCCGAGTCCGAAGGTGGTGTTGATGCCGACGCGGACGAGGTCTTCGCTGGCGCGTTTGACATCGAGGCGCAAGACGTTGCTGCCGAAGCTGACGACGTCGCGCAGGTTGTTGAAGAAGTTGCTCACGCCGGTGCGGACGGGCTTGGGCGTTATTTTGCGGTAGCCGCGTGCGACGGGGGCGAGGACGTATTGGTCGGCCTTGTCGTTGAATTTGAAGACGGCGCGGTTGTAGCCTTCGTAAGGGTCGGCGGGGTTGTTCTCGGCAAATGCGGGGGTTGAGGTCAGGCCGATGAGGAATAGGAGTGAAGCGGTGGTTTTTTTCATGGGTTCAACCAGTCTTTGATTTCGTAAAGCTCGGACAGGGTGCGCACGGATTCGGGTATGCCTTGCAGGCTGATTTTCCCGTCCGGGTGGCGCAGTGCGTCAAGCAGCAGGGACACGCAGGCGGAATCGGCGCGTCCGACGCCGCTCAAATCGACCGCGCGGGTGTCTTTCAGACGACATTGCTGCCTGAAGCGGGTAAAGGCGGCGGCGGTCAGGGTTTTGACGGTTACGTCGCCGCTGATGTGCAGCGTACCGTCGCGAAGTTCGGTTTGCATGGCTGTCTTGTCAACTTAATCTTGGATGATAAAACCTGAAGGTCATGGTGTGCGAAAGCCATGTCGTCTGAAAACGGACGGCATGGCTTGTCTTTGCATTATTTGCTGCCGTTTTTGGCTTTCAGCTCGGCAATCAGTCCGTCTACGCCTTTGGCTTTGATGGTTTCGCCGAATTGGTTGCGGTACACGGTTACCAGGCTCGCGCCTTCGATGGCGACGTTGTAGGCACGGTATTTGTTGCCGCTTTGGTAGGTGGTGAAGTCCATGTTGACGGGTTTTTGACCGGGTACGCTGACTTCGGCGCGGACGATGATTTCTTTGCCGCCTTTATTGACAACGGGATTGTCTTTGACGTTGACGCTGGCGTTTTTGAATTTCAACATGGTGCCGGAGTAGGTGCGGATCAGCAGGGTTTGAAATTCTTTGGTCAACGCTTGTTTTTGCGCGTCAGACGCGGTACGCCAAGGGTTACCGACTGCCAGCGCGGTCATGCGTTGGAAATCGAAATAGGGAATCGCGTAGGCTTCGGCTTTGTGGCGGGCGGTGTTGGCATCGCCGCTTTTTAAGATGCTCAATACTTGAGTGGCGTTTTGACGGATTTGGTTCACTGCGTCGGCAGGGGCGGCAACCGCCATGCTGATGCTCAAGATGCCGATGCTCAGTGCGCTGATGAAAGAGGTTTTTTTCATGATTAAGTGTCCTAGTATCAATATGATGGTGTACGTTTATTCGGTGGTTTTTGCTGCATCGTTGCCGCCCGCCGCGTTTTTCTCGGCGAAGCTGGTCATGAATTTACCGATCAGGTTTTCCAGAACCATGGCGGAGCTGGTAACGGAAATGGTATCGCCCGCAGTGAGGGGCTCCGTGTCGCCGCCTTGTTGCAGTCCGATATATTGTTCGCCCAACAGGCCGGAGGTTAGGATTTGCGCGGAAACGTCGCTGCTGAACTGATATTTGCTGTCCAAATCGAGGCGGACTTTCGCCTGATAGGATTTCGGGTCAAGCTCGATGGATCCGACGCGTCCGACCAATACGCCCGCGGATTTGATCGGCGCGTTGGCCTTCAAGCCGCCGATGTCGCTGAAATCGGCATATACGGTATAAGTCTTGCCGGAATTGCCGAACGCCGCGCCGCCCGCCACGCGGAAAGCGAGAAAACCGACCGCTGCCACGCCGAGCAGGACAAACAGTCCGACCCAAAATTCCAATACATTCTTTTTCATTAAAGTTCCTTGAATATCCAATGTTCTTTGTTTCGTTTTCAGACGACCTGTCATTCCGTAAACATCAATGCGGTCAACACAAAGTCAATCGCCAAAATCGTCAGGGCGGACGAAACCACCGTGCGCGTGCTGGCGCGCAAAATGCCTTCCGAGGTCGGGACGCAGTGGAAGCCCTGATGTACGGCAATCAGCGTTACCGCCACGCCGAACGCGGCGGATTTGATCAGACCGTTGATTACGTCGTAATGGATCGTGATGTTGTTCTGCATTTGCGACCAGAAAATGCCGCTGTCCAAGCCCAGCCAGGTTACGCCGACCAAATACGCGCCGTAAATCCCCGCCACGTTGAAAATCGAAGCCAAAAGCGGCATGGAAAACACGCCCGCCCAAAAGCGTGGCGCAACCACGCGGGCGACAGGGTTTACCGCCATCACGTTCATCGCTTCGAGCTGTTCGGTCGTTTTCATCAAACCGATTTCGCTGGTCATCGCACCGCCCGCGCTGCTGGCAAACAGAATCGCCGCCAACACCGGACCCAGTTCACGCAACAGTGAAGCCGCGACCATATAGCCCAAAATATCGGCGGATTTGAATTTCGACAACTGCGTATAGCCCTGCAAACCCAAAACCATGCCGACGAACAGCCCTGAAACGGCAACAATCAACACCGACAGCACGCCGGCAAAATACACTTGGCGCACGCTCAGGCGCGGACGGACGAAAGCCGTACCGGATTTCGCCAGAATGTTCAGCAGAAACAGCGTAATACTGCCGAGAGATTGAATAAAGCCGAGGGTTTTCGCCCCGACGGAACGGATAAAATTCATAGGTTTCCATTACGGATTAACGGGTTTC
Above is a window of Neisseria mucosa DNA encoding:
- a CDS encoding lipid-A-disaccharide synthase, producing the protein MMNHSPLIAISVGEASGDLLGAHLIRAIKQRRPDAKFIGIGGERMKAEGFESLYDQEKLAVRGFVEVVKRLPEILKIRKGLVNDLIRIKPDVFVGIDAPDFNLGVAEKLKKAGIPTVHYVSPSVWAWRRERVNKIVHQVNRVLCLFPMEPQLYLDAGGKAEFVGHPMAQTMPLDDDRAAARAKLGVADEAVVFALLPGSRVSEIDYMAPLFFQTALLLLKRYSQAQFLLPAATAATRRRIGEILAQPEFSAIPVTITDKQSDTVCTAADVVLVTSGTATLEVALCKRPMVISYKISPLTYFYVKRKVKVPHVGLPNILLDKAAVPELLQHDAEPEKLAAAVAYWYDHPEAAAALKQDFRELHLLLRKDTDALAAEAVLSEAGF
- a CDS encoding ribonuclease HII — encoded protein: MSPILLAGMDEAGRGPLVGSVFAAAVILPERYDLPGLTDSKKLSEKKRDALAVLIKEQAVSWSVASASPEEIAELNILHATMLAMSRAVHGLAVVPDKVLIDGNRVPKDLGISAEAVVKGDSKIIEISAASVLAKTARDAEMYALAERYPQYGFDKHKGYGTAQHLAALQKYGVLPEHRRDFAPVKALLAQGRLFE
- a CDS encoding sulfate transporter; the encoded protein is MQTELRDGTLHISGDVTVKTLTAAAFTRFRQQCRLKDTRAVDLSGVGRADSACVSLLLDALRHPDGKISLQGIPESVRTLSELYEIKDWLNP
- a CDS encoding phospholipid-binding protein MlaC, whose protein sequence is MKKTSFISALSIGILSISMAVAAPADAVNQIRQNATQVLSILKSGDANTARHKAEAYAIPYFDFQRMTALAVGNPWRTASDAQKQALTKEFQTLLIRTYSGTMLKFKNASVNVKDNPVVNKGGKEIIVRAEVSVPGQKPVNMDFTTYQSGNKYRAYNVAIEGASLVTVYRNQFGETIKAKGVDGLIAELKAKNGSK
- the mlaD gene encoding outer membrane lipid asymmetry maintenance protein MlaD, giving the protein MDVYGMTGRLKTKQRTLDIQGTLMKKNVLEFWVGLFVLLGVAAVGFLAFRVAGGAAFGNSGKTYTVYADFSDIGGLKANAPIKSAGVLVGRVGSIELDPKSYQAKVRLDLDSKYQFSSDVSAQILTSGLLGEQYIGLQQGGDTEPLTAGDTISVTSSAMVLENLIGKFMTSFAEKNAAGGNDAAKTTE
- a CDS encoding ABC transporter, producing MKKTTASLLFLIGLTSTPAFAENNPADPYEGYNRAVFKFNDKADQYVLAPVARGYRKITPKPVRTGVSNFFNNLRDVVSFGSNVLRLDVKRASEDLVRVGINTTFGLGGLIDVAGAGSVPDNKNTLGDTFATWGWKNSNYFVVPLLGPSTVRDTAGNAITTVYPVKSAVFHTPAGRWSTTGLNIVNTREALLDLTDGLEDAAIDKYSYTRDLYMKVRSRQTGGTLPQGEDDNIDIDELVDSDAPAATDFAEPFPQSAAEFEPIPAE
- a CDS encoding ABC transporter permease — its product is MNFIRSVGAKTLGFIQSLGSITLFLLNILAKSGTAFVRPRLSVRQVYFAGVLSVLIVAVSGLFVGMVLGLQGYTQLSKFKSADILGYMVAASLLRELGPVLAAILFASSAGGAMTSEIGLMKTTEQLEAMNVMAVNPVARVVAPRFWAGVFSMPLLASIFNVAGIYGAYLVGVTWLGLDSGIFWSQMQNNITIHYDVINGLIKSAAFGVAVTLIAVHQGFHCVPTSEGILRASTRTVVSSALTILAIDFVLTALMFTE